GCCCGTGGGCCTGCTCACGCCGATCGGCGCGTCCCTCGGCGTCGGCGCGGGCACGGCCGGATGGACGCTGACCGTCACCGGCCTCGTCGCCGCCGCGACCGCCCCGTTCGTCCCGCGCGCCGCCGGCCGCGCCGACCGCCGCACCGCGCTGATCGTCCTCATGCTGCTGCTCGCGGCGGCGAACCTGCTCGCCGCATGGGCGCCGAACTTCGGCGTCCTGCTCGCGGCGCGCGTCCTGGTCGGGCTCGGCATGGGCGGCGTGTGGGCCCTCGCCGCGGGCCTCGCGCCCCGGCTCGTCCCGCCGCGCGCCGTGCCCGCCGCGACGTCGACGATCTTCGGCGGGGTCGCGGCGGCGTCCGTCCTCGGGGTGCCGATGGGCGCGTTCGTCCAAGCGCTCGTCGGGTGGCGCGCGGCGTTCGTCGCGGTCGCGGCCCTCGCCGTGGCCGCCGCGTGCGCGATGGCCGCACTGCTGCCCCCGCTGCCCGCCGCCGAACCGGCGTCCGAGGGCCGCGGCGCGCGGCGGCTCCGCGGGCGCCGGGCGGTCGCGACGGGCATCACCGTCACGATCCTGCTGGTCACCGGGCACTTCGCCGCGTACACGTTCGTCCGGCCGGTCCTGGAGGACACCGCGGGCCTCGGGCCGGGCGCCGTCGGCACGCTGCTGCTCCTGTACGGAATCGCGGGCGTCGCGGGCAACTTCGCCGCGGGCCTCCGCGCCCCGGCCGCGCCCCGCGCGACCCTCGCCGTCCTCGCCGCCGGAGTCGCCGGGGCCGTCGCGCTCGTGCCTCTCTTCGGCACGACGCACGCGGGCGCGTCCGTCCTCATGGTGGTGTGGGGGCTCGCCTACGGCGGCGTGTCGGTCGGTGTGCAGACGTGGCTGCTCGCGGCGTCCGGGCCGGACGAAGCCGAGCGCGTCACCGCCCTGTTCGTGGGGGTGTTCAACGGCGGCATCGCCCTCGGCGCGTTCGCGGGTGGCCTGGTGACGGACACCGCCGGCACGGGCCCGCTCATGGTCTTCGCCGCCGCCCTGGCCGCCGCCGCCCTCGGCGTCACCCTGACGGCGGCGCGGCGAGGGCGGTGACGGCCGCTGCGATATCGCGCCCGGTAGCGTGGTCGAGATGTCGACTGATCTGCCCGAAACGCGAGCAGCGCACGGCGATCGTGAGCGCGCCCCGGACGCGCTGCGGATCACCGGAGGCGACGACCGGCTCGGCGCCGCGGAGCTCGGGATCCGGGTGGAGAACGCGCTGAACGCCCGGACGCTCGGCGAACTGGCCGCGCTCACCGCCGACCCGCCGTCCGTTCCCGAGCCCGAACAGGCCGTGCACGCGAAGGTGTTCGAGCGCGTCCGCTGCTGAGGCGAGTCGTCCGCGTCGAAAGGATCGGGGTGTTCAACGCACATTGGCAGGCGTTCCTCGCGGCGTCCGTCCTGCTGGCGCTCACGCCGGGTGCCAACCAGTTGCTCTCGTTGCGCAACGCCCTCCAGCAGGGCACGGCGGACGCGGTCGTCGCACTCGCGGGCCGTTTCTCGGCCTTCCTCGTGCTGATCCTGGCGACGGTCGCGGGCCTCGGCGCGATCCTCCTGGCGTCCGAACCGGTGTTCACCGCCGTCAAGTGGTGCGGCGTGGCCTACCTGCTCTACCTGGGCGGACGGATGCTCTACCGGAGCCGGACGCACGCCGCCGAACCGGCCCGCGAGGGGACGGCCGACGTTCGGCGGACGCGCCGGGAACTGACCCGCCAGGAGTTCGGCGTCGCGATGACGAACCCGAAGGCGCTGCTGCTCTTCGGCGCGTTCCTCCCGCAGTTCGCCGACCGTTCGGCGGGCGCCGTCCCGGCGCAACTGCTGGCGCTCGGCCTCGCCTACATCGCCGTGGAATTCGCCGCCGCCCTGGTGTACGCGGGCGTCGGCGGACGCCTGGCCTCCTTCGACCTCACCGCCCGCACGCGCCGATGGTTCGACCGCGCCACCGGCGTCACCATGCTCGCCATCGCCGCGTCCCTCACCCGAGCCCGCCCCTGAAGCGGCCGTGGCAGGTTCACGTGCCGTCCATCGCTGTCCGGTGTCCGGCCGGTGGCGGCATTGGCCGGGTCCTTCAAGCGAGGCCGCAGATCATGGGGCAGGTGCTCCCACCAGCCGCCCGTGCGTTCCTGATACGGGGTCGCGTTGAACGATCTTCCGCATCGGATATCGGCTCGAACGCCCTGACACCGACGGGCGCCGCGCCTTCCACACCGGACAGATATACATTAGTGTTCTTTAAAGTCGGCAACGCGTTGCGCCCGCGCAGAGCGGCTCCGGACGCTTCGGTCCGGGTACCGCGGGCGGCTGGAGGGCAGGCTGGGTGGGAGTTCAGGCGGAGCCGGAACGGATCGTCGGCGGACGGTACCGGCTCGTGGCGCCACTCGGCGTGGGCGGGTTCGGGCGTGTGTGGAAGGCGCACGATGAGGCTCTGGGCGTCCACGTCGCCGTCAAGGAGGTGCGGCTGCCGCAGCAGGCGTTCTCGGAGGCCGAGCACCGCGAACGGGTGGTCCGCGCGGCCCGGGAGGCGCGCAACGCGGCCCGGTTGCGCGACCATCCGCACATCGTGGCGGTCCACGACGTGGTCGTCGAGGACGGCACCCCCTGGATCGTGATGCGCCTGGTCGACGGGCCCTCCCTGGAGGAGCGCCTGCGTACGGGCGGCCCGCTGCCCTCGCCGCAGGTGGCCGAGATGGCGACCGCGCTCCTCACGGCGCTCAAGGCGGCGCACGCGGCCGGGATCGTGCACCGCGACCTCAAACCCGCGAACGTCATGCTCGCCGAGGACGGCCACGCCCTCCTCACCGACTTCGGCATCGCCGTGCACGAGACCGACACGCGCCTCACCGCCACCGGAGGGGTCATCGGCTCGGCCGAGTACATGGCCCCCGAACGCCTCGACGGCTCCGGCGACCACGCCACCGGCGACCTCTTCTCGCTCGGCGTGACCTTGTACGAGGCGGTGGAGGGCGTCTCCCCGTTCCGCCGCGACACCCCCACCGCCACCATCGCCGCCGTCGCCATGCACGATCCCCCGCCGCTGCGGCACGCCGACCCCGTCCTGGCCTCTCTGATCATCGCGCTCCTGGCCAAGGACCCCGCAGGCCGCCCCACCATCGACAGCACCCTCGCCATGCTCCGCGCCGCACCGGCCACATCGGCGATGCAGGCGTCCACCGCGCCCATGGCGCCGACCCTGCGGCAACCCGGGCCGCCCGACGGAGCCCAGCCTCTCCTGGCCGAGGAACGCCGCCGCATACGCGATCGGGAAGGCCCGGCCGACCGCTACCGGATCGCCCTCTACTGCTCCCTTGCGTTGTTCACCCTGGTCTGCATGGTCACGTTCCTCGCGCAGATCGGGAGCCCGGATGGCTTGCACTCGGACTACCGCTTTTCTTACGTGACCTACCCGAGCGCGGAGGACACCAGCGACTTCGAGACCCGGCAGACCATCTTCAGTTGGCTGCTGGCCGCCAAAGTCCTTTCGGGTGTGGGCCTGGTTACGTGCTGGATCCTCTGGTTCGCCTGCGTACGCCGGCTGGCCGACAGGTTCGCCCCGGGCCGCCTGCGCTACCGCCCCGGGATGGCCGTGGCCGGATGGTTCGTCCCCATCGGAAACCTGTTCCTTCCCAAGCAGATCGCCGACGACGTCTGGCATGCCTCCAGTACGGAGGGCAGAGCCCCCGCCACTGCCGGCCCGCTGAACACCTGGTGGGTCGCCTGGCTCGTCACCTTTGTGACCTGGCCCCTGCTCTGGACCCCGTCATGGTTCTTGATCCGCAAGGTGATCGATACCGATACCGATACCGACATGGACGAGGATCCAGACAGAAGGGTCGAGTACGAGCTCGAGCTGGACTACGACTTCGGCTGGCTCTACTGGATCCAAGCCGTCTGCCACTTCCTGGTCGTCCCCGTCGCGGTCATCACCGTCCTCTACATCCGCCGCCTGACCGCCATGCAAGCCGCCAAACTCCGACGCTGACTGAGAGGGTTGTTCAACAGGAAATGCCCACGTCTGGGTTGGTGAGGATTTCGTTGCAGCTCACACAACAACCCTCTCAGGAGAAGAAGTCGAACTCGTTGTTGCGGACGCCGGCCAGGAAGGCCTCCCATTCGGCGCGGGTGTAAACGATGACTTCGGCGTCGGGGTGGTGGCTGTGCCGGACGGCGACGCGCTCCGTCCCGTCCGCGAGGGGCCCGGCCTCGACGCAGTTGCCCCCGGCGTTGGGACTGTAAGTGCTGATGTGCCAGGCCACTCGCTCGCGGTCGGCAGGGTTGGACGTGTTCAACTTTCTTTCTCCATAACCGCTGGAGGCTCGGGGCCGATTACAGAGCGGATCCGCCGGACGTTGGCATGCCACTCCTGGGCTTGGTCGCCTGTGCCCCACAGTTCAGGCAACTCCGACTTGGGGCCGAGAACGCGGTCGATGGCTTGGAGAGCCAGAGGGCGCAGGTCCTCGGGTAGTTGCGGTATGGGGGTTTCGGGTCCGTAGATGGGGTCACAAGGGTCACCCCCTGGACACTGGGAGGCGACGATGGCGGCTGCGGCGATGGCGACATCGCCATCACTGCCGTTAACGTCCTCTCCTTGGAGGGCTGCCTCGAGCGCTGCCCATATCCAGAACGGACGGTCGTCTTCGACGAGGTCGTCCAGGTCGCCCGCGAAGTCGGCGGCCTTGTCGTTGTCGAACGGCCCTGCGTCCCAAGTGCCCACGTCGACGTCCTTGCGTTCTAGCCGAAGAAGTCGAATTCATTGTTGCGGACGCCGGAGAGGAAGGCTTCCCATTCGGCGCGGGTGTAGACGATGACTTCGGCGTCGGGGTGCTGGCTGTGCCGGACGGCGACGCGCTCCGTCCCGTCCCCCAGGGGACCGGCCTCGACGCAGCTTCCGCCGTTGTTGGGGCTGTAGGTGCTGATGTGCCATGCGACATCTGCACGATCTAGTGGGTTCAGGTCCTTAGGGGGCTCTGGCTTGCTCACTGCCATTCCTCTGCTATCGCCGAGAGCAACTCGATGGAGTCGTCTGACCCGAAGGCCATGCTTGTGTGTCCATCGTAAGTCTGTACGAACCGGTCGCTGGCCGGCGGTTCGATGTAGATGGCCCCGGCCATCGTCTCCGCGTATGCGACCTCAGGGAACGGGCTGGGCATCTCGAAGATCTCGAAGGTGCCGTAGGTGCTGGTCGGAGTCCCGGCGCTGTATGACAGGACGCGGATGTCCACGGTCGGCGTGTTGCAGTAGTTCACCAGATGTTGGAGCTGCTTCGCCATGGTCGTCGAGTCGCCGACCTGACGGCGCAGGACCGACTCGTCCAGTACAGCCGAGAACCGCGGGGATTTATCACCTTCAAGGATGCGCTGCCGGTTCATCCGGAGTTCGAGCCAACGGTCGATCTGGTCGGGCGTTGCTCCTGGTTCGTTGGTGCGGATCACCTCTCTCGCGTAGTCGGGGGTCTGCAGGAGGCCGGGGACGACGATGGCGGCGTAGGAGCGGATGTGGGCGGCCCGGGACTCCAGCCATACGTAGTCGATGAGCGAGCCTGCGACGTCGCGGGAGTAGCCGTCCCACCAGCCCTTCTGCCAGACGTCTTGGCTGAGGGTCATGAGTGCGTCGCGGCGGCGGGAACTGGAGACGCCGTAAAGGTCGAGCAGTGCCATCAGGTCAGGGCGGCGGATGGGGTAGAAGCCGGTCTCGAAGCGGCTGACCGTGCCCGGATCGCGCTGGAGGTACTCGGCGACGTCCTTGATCAGCAGGCCCTTGGTCTCGCGCAGTTCGCGGAGTTGCTGACCGAGCCATTGGGATCGCAGGGTGACGCGTTGCCGCTCGGCCATGCCGGGCTTCCTTCCTCTGGCGACAGATTCTTACAAGAGTCATTCTGAACAACTTGTTCAACGCCGGATGCGGTGAGACTATGCACACCGTAGGCCAAACGTCACGGTCTGCAATGGAAGATCGAGGAAGAGGCCGGGACGGATCAACGCTTGCCGGCACGTCCGTCCCGGCCCGGTGCTCGGAAGGGAGCAGCCGATGGACGGCGTGCACGGGTCCGAACAATCGTCTGTCTACCACGGGGAAGGCCCGGGGACGAGTGGGGGCGGGCGTCCGCGTGCGTTCGTGCTCGTCCGGGAGGGGCTGGACGCGGACGACGCCGTGGTGCGGGAGATCGTCGCGTACGGGATCGCGTTGCCGGACGGGGGTGCCGCGACCGTTCCGGCCGAGGGGTGTTCGTTCGGGCGGTGGATCAGCCCGGAGAGTGCGGCCCGGCGGCTGGACGCCGAGGTCGACTGGGGGTAGCCGGACGGCGAAGGCCCCCGGAACCGGTGGTTCCGGGGGCCTTGCGCGCGTGCGTCAGTAGGACGGGAGGCTGGGGTCGATCTGGTTGACCCAGGCCACGACGCCGCCGCCGACGTGGACGGCGTCGGCGAAGCCGGCGTTCTTCACGACCGCGAGGGCCTCGGCGGAGCGGACGCCCGACTTGCAGTGCAGGACGATCTTCTTGTCCTGCGGCAGCTTCTCGAGCGCCGAGCCGTTGAGGAAGTCGCCCTTCGGGATGAGGGTCGCCCCGGGGATCGAGACGATCTCGTACTCGTTGGGCTCGCGGACGTCGACGAGGAAGATGTCGTCGTCGCGCTCCTGCATGGCCTTGAGGTCGTGCACGGAGATCGTCGAGTCCTTGACGGCCTCGGTGGCCTCCTCGGAGACCGCGCCGCAGAACGCCTCGTAGTCCTCGAGGAGCTCGGTCTGCGTGGGGTTCTTGCCGCAGAGCGGGCACTCGGGGTCCTTGCGGACCTTGACCGAGCGGTACGTCATCTCGAGGGCGTCGTAGATCATCAGGCGGCCGACGATGGGCTCGCCGATGCCGGCGAGGAGCTTGATGGCCTCGTTGACCTGGATCGAGCCGATGGACGAGCAAAGGACGCCGAGCACGCCGCCTTCGGCGCACGACGGGACCATGCCGGGCGGCGGGGGCTCGGGGTAGAGGCAGCGGTAGCACGGGCCGTGCTCGGCCCAGAAGACCGACGCCTGGCCGTCGAAGCGGTAGATGGAGCCCCACACGTACGGCTTGCCGAGCAGGACGGCCGCGTCGTTCACCATGTAGCGGGTGGCGAAGTTGTCGGTGCCGTCCAGGATCAGGTCGTACCCGGAGAAGATGTCCATGATGT
The nucleotide sequence above comes from Actinomadura algeriensis. Encoded proteins:
- a CDS encoding helix-turn-helix domain-containing protein, with protein sequence MAERQRVTLRSQWLGQQLRELRETKGLLIKDVAEYLQRDPGTVSRFETGFYPIRRPDLMALLDLYGVSSSRRRDALMTLSQDVWQKGWWDGYSRDVAGSLIDYVWLESRAAHIRSYAAIVVPGLLQTPDYAREVIRTNEPGATPDQIDRWLELRMNRQRILEGDKSPRFSAVLDESVLRRQVGDSTTMAKQLQHLVNYCNTPTVDIRVLSYSAGTPTSTYGTFEIFEMPSPFPEVAYAETMAGAIYIEPPASDRFVQTYDGHTSMAFGSDDSIELLSAIAEEWQ
- a CDS encoding DUF1707 SHOCT-like domain-containing protein — protein: MSTDLPETRAAHGDRERAPDALRITGGDDRLGAAELGIRVENALNARTLGELAALTADPPSVPEPEQAVHAKVFERVRC
- a CDS encoding DUF397 domain-containing protein, which gives rise to MNTSNPADRERVAWHISTYSPNAGGNCVEAGPLADGTERVAVRHSHHPDAEVIVYTRAEWEAFLAGVRNNEFDFFS
- a CDS encoding DUF397 domain-containing protein; this encodes MSKPEPPKDLNPLDRADVAWHISTYSPNNGGSCVEAGPLGDGTERVAVRHSQHPDAEVIVYTRAEWEAFLSGVRNNEFDFFG
- a CDS encoding LysE family translocator, which translates into the protein MFNAHWQAFLAASVLLALTPGANQLLSLRNALQQGTADAVVALAGRFSAFLVLILATVAGLGAILLASEPVFTAVKWCGVAYLLYLGGRMLYRSRTHAAEPAREGTADVRRTRRELTRQEFGVAMTNPKALLLFGAFLPQFADRSAGAVPAQLLALGLAYIAVEFAAALVYAGVGGRLASFDLTARTRRWFDRATGVTMLAIAASLTRARP
- a CDS encoding MFS transporter codes for the protein MRELSEKPVRTDARAPGRASVLAVAAGTFTVVTAEMTPVGLLTPIGASLGVGAGTAGWTLTVTGLVAAATAPFVPRAAGRADRRTALIVLMLLLAAANLLAAWAPNFGVLLAARVLVGLGMGGVWALAAGLAPRLVPPRAVPAATSTIFGGVAAASVLGVPMGAFVQALVGWRAAFVAVAALAVAAACAMAALLPPLPAAEPASEGRGARRLRGRRAVATGITVTILLVTGHFAAYTFVRPVLEDTAGLGPGAVGTLLLLYGIAGVAGNFAAGLRAPAAPRATLAVLAAGVAGAVALVPLFGTTHAGASVLMVVWGLAYGGVSVGVQTWLLAASGPDEAERVTALFVGVFNGGIALGAFAGGLVTDTAGTGPLMVFAAALAAAALGVTLTAARRGR
- a CDS encoding protein kinase domain-containing protein, translating into MAPLGVGGFGRVWKAHDEALGVHVAVKEVRLPQQAFSEAEHRERVVRAAREARNAARLRDHPHIVAVHDVVVEDGTPWIVMRLVDGPSLEERLRTGGPLPSPQVAEMATALLTALKAAHAAGIVHRDLKPANVMLAEDGHALLTDFGIAVHETDTRLTATGGVIGSAEYMAPERLDGSGDHATGDLFSLGVTLYEAVEGVSPFRRDTPTATIAAVAMHDPPPLRHADPVLASLIIALLAKDPAGRPTIDSTLAMLRAAPATSAMQASTAPMAPTLRQPGPPDGAQPLLAEERRRIRDREGPADRYRIALYCSLALFTLVCMVTFLAQIGSPDGLHSDYRFSYVTYPSAEDTSDFETRQTIFSWLLAAKVLSGVGLVTCWILWFACVRRLADRFAPGRLRYRPGMAVAGWFVPIGNLFLPKQIADDVWHASSTEGRAPATAGPLNTWWVAWLVTFVTWPLLWTPSWFLIRKVIDTDTDTDMDEDPDRRVEYELELDYDFGWLYWIQAVCHFLVVPVAVITVLYIRRLTAMQAAKLRR
- a CDS encoding DUF4259 domain-containing protein — encoded protein: MGTWDAGPFDNDKAADFAGDLDDLVEDDRPFWIWAALEAALQGEDVNGSDGDVAIAAAAIVASQCPGGDPCDPIYGPETPIPQLPEDLRPLALQAIDRVLGPKSELPELWGTGDQAQEWHANVRRIRSVIGPEPPAVMEKES
- the moeZ gene encoding adenylyltransferase/sulfurtransferase MoeZ, with translation MSLPPLVEPAAELTRDEVNRYSRHLIIPDVGMTGQKRLKNAKVLVVGAGGLGSPALLYLAAAGVGTLGVIDFDVVDESNLQRQIIHRQSSLGKPKVESAAETVREINPLIDVVVHNTALDRDNIMDIFSGYDLILDGTDNFATRYMVNDAAVLLGKPYVWGSIYRFDGQASVFWAEHGPCYRCLYPEPPPPGMVPSCAEGGVLGVLCSSIGSIQVNEAIKLLAGIGEPIVGRLMIYDALEMTYRSVKVRKDPECPLCGKNPTQTELLEDYEAFCGAVSEEATEAVKDSTISVHDLKAMQERDDDIFLVDVREPNEYEIVSIPGATLIPKGDFLNGSALEKLPQDKKIVLHCKSGVRSAEALAVVKNAGFADAVHVGGGVVAWVNQIDPSLPSY